In Tissierellales bacterium, one DNA window encodes the following:
- a CDS encoding helix-turn-helix domain-containing protein, whose product MKEENKFELIKKFFSEEIDIEEQEIHVCMENRLTDREKVLLDIIEELQQNRTKSENQRKNLSYFLSEDRSDEEITDYFEKKNILRLSHGQIMSIILKSDDEMKRIVEYLKAINIRELDFTSLNKNELSIYYRFSDDIDEKFPRELSGLILSDLAIEIQIGLSTIIEPRHVYRGQCEARQAIGLAKRYGISESVVKYDQLMINQIIANLGESELKTLEKKIELAKFSMLDTDDIKTANIFLESNLNISEAARKLFIHRNTLIYRLEKIHKTTGYDLKVFKDAMNFRILILAYIYYNRVIFV is encoded by the coding sequence ATGAAAGAAGAAAATAAATTTGAATTAATCAAAAAATTTTTTTCGGAAGAAATTGATATAGAAGAGCAGGAAATACATGTTTGTATGGAGAATAGATTAACAGATAGAGAAAAAGTACTTTTAGATATCATAGAAGAACTCCAACAAAATAGAACAAAATCTGAGAATCAAAGGAAAAACTTGAGTTATTTTTTGAGTGAAGATAGAAGCGATGAAGAAATAACAGATTATTTCGAAAAAAAGAACATTTTAAGATTATCCCATGGGCAGATAATGTCGATAATACTTAAAAGTGATGATGAAATGAAGAGAATAGTAGAGTATTTAAAGGCAATAAATATTCGAGAACTTGATTTTACTAGTTTAAATAAGAACGAGCTAAGTATTTACTATAGATTTTCAGATGATATAGACGAAAAATTTCCTAGGGAATTATCGGGACTTATATTGTCAGATTTGGCTATAGAAATACAAATTGGACTGAGCACAATTATAGAACCGCGTCATGTTTATCGTGGACAATGCGAAGCAAGGCAAGCTATAGGACTAGCAAAACGATATGGAATCAGTGAAAGTGTTGTAAAATATGATCAATTGATGATAAATCAAATCATAGCTAATTTAGGCGAAAGTGAACTTAAAACACTGGAAAAGAAAATAGAATTAGCTAAATTTTCGATGCTAGATACAGACGATATAAAGACAGCAAATATATTTTTAGAAAGCAATCTAAATATCAGTGAAGCTGCTAGAAAGCTTTTTATTCACAGAAATACCTTGATATATAGATTAGAAAAGATACACAAAACTACGGGATATGATTTGAAGGTATTTAAAGATGCAATGAACTTTAGAATACTTATACTAGCATATATTTACTATAACCGTGTAATTTTTGTATAA
- a CDS encoding transketolase family protein — protein MAEMIATRVAYGEGLKLLAEQNKNVVVLDADLSKSTKTATFKSVCPERFFNVGIAEQDLVGVAAGLAACGKIPFASSFAMFAAGRAYEIIRNSVAYPRLNVKIAATHAGLTVGEDGASHQMLEDLSLMRTIPGMVVINPADATEAKAAVVAAAEYEGPVYMRFGRMNVPVLFDEDYKFEIGKGVVIEEGTDVTFVATGIMVAMALEARETLAKEGISARVVNIHTIKPLDNELILESAEKTGAIVTAEEHSIYGGLGSAVSEVVVSGKVVPMEIVGVKDTFGESGTPADLLEKYGLTAANLVESAKKAISRK, from the coding sequence ATGGCAGAGATGATCGCAACTCGTGTTGCTTATGGAGAAGGGCTCAAGCTATTAGCAGAGCAAAATAAAAATGTAGTAGTATTAGATGCTGACTTGTCAAAATCGACAAAAACAGCAACATTTAAATCTGTTTGCCCAGAGAGATTTTTCAATGTAGGTATAGCAGAACAGGACTTGGTTGGAGTTGCAGCAGGACTTGCAGCTTGTGGCAAGATTCCATTTGCAAGTTCATTTGCTATGTTTGCAGCAGGTAGAGCTTATGAAATAATCAGAAACTCAGTAGCATATCCTAGATTAAACGTTAAAATAGCAGCAACACATGCTGGTTTAACAGTAGGTGAAGATGGTGCATCGCATCAAATGCTAGAAGATTTAAGTCTTATGAGAACTATCCCAGGAATGGTTGTTATAAATCCAGCTGACGCTACAGAAGCAAAAGCAGCTGTTGTGGCAGCTGCAGAATATGAAGGACCAGTCTACATGAGATTTGGTAGAATGAACGTTCCTGTATTATTTGACGAAGATTACAAATTTGAAATCGGAAAAGGCGTTGTGATTGAAGAAGGTACAGATGTAACATTTGTAGCAACTGGAATCATGGTAGCAATGGCCTTAGAAGCTAGAGAGACGCTTGCTAAAGAAGGAATCTCAGCTAGAGTAGTAAATATCCATACTATAAAGCCACTTGATAACGAGTTGATTTTAGAATCAGCAGAAAAAACAGGTGCTATAGTTACAGCTGAAGAGCACAGCATCTATGGTGGACTTGGTAGCGCGGTATCAGAAGTTGTTGTTTCTGGTAAAGTAGTGCCTATGGAAATCGTTGGTGTTAAAGATACATTTGGTGAGTCAGGTACACCAGCTGACCTATTAGAAAAATATGGTCTTACAGCAGCCAACTTAGTTGAATCAGCTAAAAAAGCTATTTCAAGAAAATAA
- a CDS encoding transketolase, translated as MNQEFQSIATTIRQEIVKMLHLSKSGHPGGSLSAADIMTVLFFDEMNIDPKNPKKADRDRFVLSKGHAAPVLYAALAERGFFDKSELSTLRKINSELQGHPNMNDTPGVDMSTGSLGQGISAASGMALANKIDETSNRVYALLGDGEVQEGLVWEAAMFAAHYKLDNLTAVLDFNGLQIDGKNSEVMSIEPIDKKWEAFGWHVVKIDGHNFEEIQAAFKEARETKGQPTIIIAKTVKGKGVSFMENEAGWHGQAPNDEQTAQALKELGGAQ; from the coding sequence ATGAACCAAGAGTTCCAGTCCATAGCGACTACGATCAGACAAGAAATTGTCAAAATGTTACACCTATCAAAATCTGGTCATCCAGGAGGATCATTATCAGCAGCAGATATAATGACTGTATTGTTCTTTGATGAAATGAATATTGATCCTAAAAATCCTAAGAAAGCAGACCGTGACAGATTTGTATTATCTAAAGGTCATGCTGCACCAGTTCTTTATGCAGCATTAGCAGAGAGAGGATTTTTTGACAAATCAGAATTGAGTACACTTAGAAAAATTAATTCAGAATTGCAAGGACACCCAAATATGAACGATACACCTGGCGTTGATATGTCAACAGGTTCACTAGGACAGGGTATTTCAGCAGCATCAGGAATGGCATTAGCAAACAAAATTGATGAAACATCTAATAGAGTATATGCACTATTAGGAGATGGGGAAGTTCAAGAAGGTTTGGTTTGGGAAGCAGCTATGTTTGCAGCACATTACAAATTAGATAACCTTACAGCGGTTTTAGACTTTAACGGTTTACAAATCGATGGTAAAAACAGCGAAGTTATGTCAATCGAGCCAATCGACAAGAAATGGGAAGCATTTGGATGGCACGTAGTAAAGATTGATGGACATAATTTTGAAGAAATTCAAGCAGCTTTTAAAGAAGCTCGTGAAACAAAAGGACAGCCAACTATAATTATTGCTAAAACTGTAAAAGGTAAAGGCGTTTCATTTATGGAAAATGAAGCAGGATGGCATGGTCAAGCACCAAACGATGAGCAAACAGCTCAAGCTTTAAAAGAATTAGGAGGTGCTCAATAA